Proteins found in one bacterium genomic segment:
- a CDS encoding glycosyltransferase family 2 protein yields MSAVRICALLPTFDNPRTVGRVVGEVRKRLEDVIVVDDGSGDEGREVVAALARDGLARVVRREANGGKGAAVKTGFLAARDQGFSHALQIDADGQHCTDDLPRFIAAATERPEALILGAPVFDETQPFGRAVGRRISQFWVNFETGGRVIEDPQCGFRVYPLEGALAAGARGNRMQFDQELPVRMIWQGVPVVNLPTRVRYLTREEGGVSHFQMFRDNLRISAMHTGLVFEKLMRFAQART; encoded by the coding sequence ATGTCCGCGGTTCGCATCTGCGCTCTGCTGCCGACGTTCGACAATCCCCGCACGGTCGGACGGGTCGTCGGCGAGGTGCGAAAACGTCTGGAGGATGTGATCGTCGTCGACGATGGCAGCGGCGATGAGGGGCGGGAAGTAGTCGCAGCCCTCGCGCGGGACGGGCTTGCGCGGGTGGTTCGACGCGAAGCCAATGGCGGAAAAGGCGCGGCGGTGAAGACGGGGTTCCTTGCAGCCCGTGACCAGGGTTTCAGCCACGCCCTCCAGATCGATGCGGACGGGCAGCACTGCACGGATGACCTGCCTCGATTCATCGCGGCCGCAACCGAGCGGCCTGAGGCATTGATTCTCGGTGCACCGGTCTTCGATGAGACGCAGCCCTTCGGGCGAGCCGTGGGCCGACGGATCAGTCAGTTCTGGGTAAACTTCGAAACCGGGGGACGAGTGATCGAAGATCCCCAATGCGGATTTCGCGTCTATCCACTGGAAGGGGCGTTGGCGGCGGGAGCCCGCGGCAATCGAATGCAGTTCGACCAGGAACTACCCGTGCGCATGATCTGGCAGGGCGTTCCGGTCGTGAATCTCCCCACCCGGGTTCGCTATTTGACCCGCGAAGAGGGCGGAGTTTCCCATTTCCAGATGTTCCGAGACAACCTGCGGATCTCGGCCATGCACACGGGTCTCGTCTTCGAGAAGCTGATGCGGTTCGCGCAGGCACGAACGTGA
- a CDS encoding DNA gyrase subunit B produces MKWFRVALAVGYPFLVFAGLQFLAARWVALGVASLFLLRWVTNWHSPSREDVLRVLAPVALVALVLVAAVALNDERALLFLPVAVNVALLVSFGRTLWSGPPLVETFARMQVPDLPSNEVRYCRSVTIVWCAFFIANGLACGWLALYASTWIWTVYTGFVSYLLIGLLFVAEFLVRSWRFGRYAGTPVEPLLRRIFRPPPDEETNPGA; encoded by the coding sequence GTGAAGTGGTTCCGGGTCGCCCTCGCCGTGGGCTACCCATTCCTGGTCTTTGCGGGCCTCCAGTTCCTTGCGGCGCGCTGGGTCGCCCTGGGTGTCGCCTCCCTGTTTCTGTTGCGCTGGGTGACGAACTGGCATTCGCCGTCTCGAGAAGACGTGCTTCGGGTACTGGCACCCGTCGCACTCGTGGCACTCGTGTTGGTCGCTGCGGTCGCGTTGAACGACGAACGTGCACTCTTGTTTCTTCCGGTCGCCGTGAATGTCGCACTTCTGGTTTCGTTCGGACGAACACTCTGGTCCGGCCCGCCACTGGTAGAGACCTTTGCCAGGATGCAGGTGCCGGATCTTCCCTCGAACGAGGTGCGCTACTGCCGAAGCGTTACGATCGTCTGGTGCGCCTTCTTCATTGCGAATGGCCTCGCTTGCGGTTGGCTCGCTCTCTACGCATCGACCTGGATCTGGACCGTCTACACGGGTTTCGTTTCCTATCTCCTGATTGGCCTGCTCTTCGTGGCTGAGTTCCTCGTGCGATCGTGGCGTTTCGGTCGTTATGCCGGTACGCCCGTGGAGCCCCTCCTTCGGCGCATCTTTCGGCCGCCTCCGGATGAGGAAACCAACCCTGGTGCGTAG
- a CDS encoding acyl carrier protein: MADASSMSPADVLAMLKRIMAREFELAEDEIQLSSGFEELDMDSIDAVDLAVSVEEEIGFQFQTDDLAELRTIQNVVDLICGTRSSAAQATRTTE; this comes from the coding sequence ATGGCTGACGCATCGAGCATGAGCCCGGCCGACGTTCTGGCCATGTTGAAGCGGATCATGGCGCGCGAGTTCGAGCTTGCCGAAGATGAGATCCAGCTGAGTTCCGGTTTCGAGGAGCTCGACATGGACAGCATCGATGCCGTCGATCTCGCAGTTTCAGTAGAGGAAGAGATCGGATTCCAGTTCCAGACGGATGATCTTGCGGAGCTGCGAACGATCCAGAACGTGGTCGACTTGATCTGCGGCACACGTAGCTCGGCGGCACAGGCGACGCGGACGACCGAGTAG
- a CDS encoding beta-ketoacyl-ACP synthase has product MKRVVVTGMGGLCSLGSDWVTVRAALLAGRNGTKVMPDWEHMAGLKTCLGAPVPDFEIPASWPRKKTRSMGRDSAMAVRATEIALEGAGLLGSPELSDGTTGVSYGSTAGSPGALDTWAESYYQKNSLSGIGANQYVRFMSHTCAANLAQFFQLRGRVIPTCSACTSGSQGIGYGYEAIKYGHHEIMVAGGAEELGLMDVAVFDILFAASTRNTEPDQTPRPFDVARDGLVCSEGAATFILEELEHARARGATIHAEVMGFATNCDGRHITNPDAGGMEKVMRLGLESAALGSEAIGYVNAHGTATEVGDIAESQATAEVFGKGVPVSSLKGFLGHALGACGSLEAWLSIEMMRDGWFAPNRGLEELDPRCGELDYIRDEPRKLETQILMSNNFAFGGVNTSLIFGRDV; this is encoded by the coding sequence ATGAAGCGGGTCGTCGTCACAGGTATGGGCGGCCTGTGTTCGCTGGGATCGGATTGGGTGACGGTGCGTGCGGCATTGTTGGCGGGTCGAAACGGCACGAAGGTGATGCCCGATTGGGAACACATGGCAGGGCTCAAGACTTGCCTGGGTGCGCCGGTCCCGGATTTCGAGATCCCGGCGAGTTGGCCGCGCAAGAAGACCCGAAGCATGGGCCGGGATTCGGCGATGGCGGTGCGCGCTACGGAGATCGCCCTCGAGGGCGCAGGCTTGCTCGGTAGCCCGGAGCTCAGCGATGGAACGACGGGCGTGTCCTACGGCTCGACGGCAGGAAGCCCCGGTGCACTCGATACGTGGGCCGAGAGCTACTACCAGAAGAACAGCTTGAGTGGCATTGGCGCCAATCAGTATGTCCGCTTCATGAGCCACACCTGCGCTGCGAACCTGGCACAGTTCTTTCAGCTGCGCGGCCGGGTCATCCCGACGTGTTCGGCGTGCACCTCCGGGAGCCAGGGGATTGGCTACGGCTACGAGGCCATCAAGTACGGCCACCACGAGATCATGGTCGCTGGGGGCGCCGAAGAGCTCGGCCTCATGGATGTCGCGGTGTTCGACATCCTGTTCGCGGCCTCGACGCGCAACACAGAGCCCGATCAAACGCCCCGGCCCTTCGATGTGGCACGGGACGGGCTGGTCTGCTCCGAGGGCGCAGCGACGTTCATCCTCGAAGAGCTGGAACATGCGCGGGCACGCGGCGCCACGATCCATGCCGAGGTAATGGGCTTCGCGACCAACTGCGATGGTCGGCATATCACCAACCCAGACGCAGGTGGTATGGAGAAGGTGATGCGCCTCGGTCTGGAGAGCGCAGCGCTCGGTTCGGAGGCCATCGGCTACGTGAACGCCCACGGAACGGCCACGGAGGTGGGTGATATCGCCGAGAGCCAGGCCACGGCCGAGGTTTTCGGCAAGGGCGTTCCCGTAAGCTCGTTGAAGGGTTTTCTCGGCCACGCGCTCGGCGCCTGCGGCTCACTCGAGGCATGGCTCTCGATCGAGATGATGCGCGACGGTTGGTTTGCACCGAACCGAGGCCTGGAGGAGCTCGATCCACGCTGCGGGGAGCTGGACTACATCCGCGACGAGCCGCGAAAGCTCGAAACGCAAATCCTGATGAGCAACAACTTCGCCTTCGGCGGCGTCAACACGTCGTTGATCTTCGGACGAGATGTCTGA